Within Winogradskyella helgolandensis, the genomic segment TCTACTTTAGCTAAATATCCTGGTACATTTGGGTTATCTGTTCCGGCAATTACCACTTCTAAATCTAAACCTGTTTTAGCTCTCACCTTTTCAACAGCTTCAATCATACCTTCTACTTTTTTGTAGGTTCCAAATTTTCCGAAAGTCATAATTTGTAATGGTCCTTTTGGTAACCTATAATTTGGTTCTTCTGGTATTTCAAAGGTGCCGTGTGGAATTAATTTTACATTAGGTGACAAATATTTTATCTCTAAAATATTCACATACTTTTGCATGGTTACTGCAACGATATCAGCTTTTAAAATTAGCTTTGTCAAACTTGTGCCAATAAATCCGTAGATCTTCTGCATGATTTTATTTGAGGTAAACCCTGCACTTCCTAAATCGACTTCCTCTAAAATATTATGTAGTAACACGATGTTAGGAATCTTTTTCAACTTGCATACTAATGGTAACATTAATCCTAAGGCTGCTGCAATCTTTTTGTCACCAAACTTCATAAACTGTAGATTGAATAATACAGCGTCTGGCTTTGTGGTATTGATGGCTTTTGTTACTGAAAACAAATTTTTGTAGCTATTAAACGACCAGCATTCTTTTATAGTAATCTTACAACCTTCTTCCGTAAATTCTATATCCTTTGCTCCTTCAGT encodes:
- a CDS encoding glycosyltransferase, whose amino-acid sequence is MKLAIVTAYPPSKVTLNEYAYHLVKQFRQKEAVTELILLTDRTEGAKDIEFTEEGCKITIKECWSFNSYKNLFSVTKAINTTKPDAVLFNLQFMKFGDKKIAAALGLMLPLVCKLKKIPNIVLLHNILEEVDLGSAGFTSNKIMQKIYGFIGTSLTKLILKADIVAVTMQKYVNILEIKYLSPNVKLIPHGTFEIPEEPNYRLPKGPLQIMTFGKFGTYKKVEGMIEAVEKVRAKTGLDLEVVIAGTDNPNVPGYLAKVEEDYKHVPQVRFTGYVEEHEVPTLFNESAVVVFPYTATTGSSGVLHQAGSYGKAVVMPDLGDLALLVKDEGYRGEFFEPTSVESLASAIEAIVTDEAYRVKLSKINYDAATAHPMSQIADMYLQNFQDIIDKKRITFPNVNAAAQKPSY